The Acidicapsa acidisoli genome window below encodes:
- a CDS encoding sugar transferase — protein MVKRSVDIAVSAALLLIALPVLAVAAVMILTTSPGPVLFRQTRMGRGFRPFQIIKLRTMVHAEAGLAYTLGPDPRITQIGRWLRRTKVDELPQLWNVLRGDMSLVGPRPVVPELTSEFREFYVHLLRARPGLTDPASLKYSQENRLLARAEDPMRFFKTVVTPDKIQISREYMDRANLWTDTVTLAMTAVICCFPAMSRIYGQLPELMSQRAMAEMALSGAKCFAETAGSQVDESIFSHNLAHLEAAVEEGDRKDALPWIPLQNQNFRAGSAPATVEESA, from the coding sequence GTGGTCAAACGCTCTGTAGACATTGCTGTCTCTGCTGCTCTGCTCCTGATTGCTCTGCCGGTACTGGCGGTCGCGGCGGTGATGATTCTCACCACTTCGCCGGGGCCTGTGTTGTTTCGGCAGACGCGCATGGGGCGTGGCTTTCGCCCCTTCCAGATCATCAAACTGCGCACGATGGTTCATGCCGAGGCTGGGCTGGCGTACACGCTGGGCCCTGACCCGCGCATAACACAGATTGGAAGATGGCTGCGGCGGACGAAAGTGGATGAATTGCCGCAGCTCTGGAACGTGCTGCGCGGGGATATGAGCCTCGTCGGTCCGCGTCCGGTGGTGCCGGAGTTGACGAGCGAGTTTCGTGAGTTCTACGTCCATCTGCTGAGAGCAAGACCTGGGCTCACTGACCCTGCTTCGTTGAAATACAGCCAGGAAAATCGACTTCTGGCGCGGGCTGAGGACCCGATGCGCTTCTTCAAGACCGTGGTTACTCCCGATAAGATTCAGATTTCGCGGGAGTACATGGACCGGGCGAATCTGTGGACGGATACCGTGACGCTGGCAATGACTGCGGTGATTTGTTGCTTTCCAGCGATGAGCCGGATTTACGGTCAATTGCCGGAGTTGATGAGTCAAAGGGCGATGGCCGAGATGGCTTTGTCCGGCGCGAAATGCTTTGCGGAAACGGCCGGCTCTCAGGTCGACGAGAGCATCTTTTCCCACAATCTGGCGCATCTCGAGGCAGCGGTGGAAGAAGGAGATCGGAAAGACGCTTTGCCGTGGATTCCGCTACAAAATCAGAATTTCAGAGCAGGATCTGCGCCTGCGACGGTTGAAGAGAGTGCTTAG
- a CDS encoding formimidoylglutamate deiminase: MHQHTLYLPEMLYADGCAQTGVGILVTKEGFVAGLTAQDSAPEGTKLVPLPGRALLPGLANAHSHTFQRLFRGRAEGRAAGGDTFWTWREQMYRTAAFVTPEDVYDVARATFLEMVSAGITTVGEFHYLHRDPEGNAYSDPNLLGDQVISAARSVGVRIRLLRTAYFRAGFERPPHPGQRRFYESPDEYLRNLEELVAKYRATPNVSVGAAPHSIRAVPLEELKQIAAMARGRMPLHMHISEQVGENAACEAEHGVTPVRLMADNGILSVGTTLIHAIHLTAAEFKAVAVNGTTICSCPTTERNLGDGILAADTAAMLGIPIAFGTDSQAQIDILEDARQMEYHLRLRDQQRGVLDASAREDWVMREPIGTSLLRSATSNGYASLGLDGGRLTVGQPADFFTVDLNDLSILGVDGASLASQAVFALTKSAVREVAVQGQLILEDGKHTHAEEIRSRYQAVQRRYLGMSA; encoded by the coding sequence ATGCACCAACATACCCTCTATCTCCCGGAAATGCTTTATGCCGATGGCTGCGCCCAAACGGGCGTAGGGATATTGGTGACGAAGGAAGGCTTCGTCGCTGGTCTGACCGCGCAGGACTCCGCGCCTGAGGGTACGAAGCTGGTGCCGCTCCCGGGCAGGGCGTTGCTGCCGGGTCTCGCGAATGCGCATTCTCACACCTTTCAGCGTCTATTTCGGGGACGAGCCGAGGGCAGAGCCGCAGGCGGCGACACCTTCTGGACATGGCGGGAGCAGATGTACCGCACTGCTGCTTTTGTCACGCCGGAGGATGTCTACGATGTGGCGCGCGCGACCTTTCTGGAGATGGTTTCTGCCGGTATCACCACAGTGGGTGAGTTTCACTATTTGCATCGCGACCCCGAAGGCAATGCGTACAGTGATCCGAATCTGCTCGGCGACCAGGTAATCTCTGCGGCACGGTCGGTAGGAGTGCGCATTCGGCTGTTGCGCACGGCCTATTTTCGCGCCGGTTTTGAACGGCCGCCGCACCCTGGCCAGCGCCGATTTTACGAGTCTCCGGACGAATATCTTCGCAATCTGGAGGAGTTGGTTGCAAAGTACCGGGCGACGCCGAATGTGTCCGTCGGTGCTGCGCCGCATAGCATTCGCGCGGTGCCGCTGGAGGAGTTGAAGCAGATTGCCGCGATGGCTAGGGGCCGAATGCCGCTACATATGCATATTTCAGAGCAGGTGGGTGAGAACGCGGCCTGTGAGGCTGAGCATGGCGTGACACCGGTCCGGCTGATGGCTGATAACGGAATTCTGTCGGTTGGCACGACACTGATTCACGCCATTCACCTGACAGCGGCGGAGTTCAAGGCGGTCGCCGTGAATGGAACGACCATTTGCTCCTGCCCTACAACGGAGCGCAATCTGGGAGACGGGATATTGGCTGCCGATACGGCTGCGATGCTGGGAATTCCGATTGCTTTTGGAACGGATAGCCAGGCGCAGATTGACATTCTGGAGGATGCCCGGCAGATGGAATACCATCTGCGGTTGCGGGATCAGCAGCGTGGCGTTCTCGATGCTTCCGCCAGAGAAGATTGGGTGATGCGAGAGCCGATCGGGACAAGTCTCCTTCGGTCGGCAACGAGCAACGGATACGCGTCTCTGGGATTGGATGGGGGGCGTCTCACGGTTGGGCAGCCGGCGGATTTCTTTACCGTCGACCTGAACGATCTTTCGATTCTAGGGGTCGACGGGGCATCGCTTGCCTCGCAGGCGGTTTTTGCGCTGACGAAGTCGGCGGTTCGCGAGGTTGCGGTGCAGGGCCAGCTGATTCTGGAGGATGGCAAGCATACGCACGCAGAGGAAATTCGTTCGCGCTACCAGGCCGTTCAGCGGCGTTATTTGGGTATGAGCGCTTGA
- the atpB gene encoding F0F1 ATP synthase subunit A, protein MPDSLVLTRFLNQLFGGPLTSLLDALGLHPRHPGAPINNAFALELLIAALLIAFFVVVRSTLSVEKPAPVQQFAEMIHEFVGGQAEQIIGHEYGQFQSFITCIFLFILSCNLIGLIPGINSPTELESVTLALALASFVYYNFYGFKTQGIVGYLKHFAGPVWWLAWLLFPIEIISHFARIMSLSVRLYANMFAGGLVTLVFFSLVPIGVPVVFLGLHLLVSVIQSFVFMLLVMIYLSVAVSHDH, encoded by the coding sequence ATGCCTGATTCGCTTGTACTTACCCGATTTCTCAATCAGCTTTTCGGCGGGCCGCTGACGTCCTTGCTCGATGCGCTGGGGCTGCATCCCCGGCACCCTGGCGCGCCGATCAACAACGCATTTGCGCTGGAGTTGCTGATTGCCGCTCTACTGATCGCCTTTTTCGTTGTGGTGCGGTCGACGCTCAGCGTTGAGAAACCAGCGCCGGTGCAGCAGTTTGCCGAGATGATTCACGAGTTTGTCGGCGGACAGGCGGAGCAGATCATCGGGCATGAGTATGGCCAGTTTCAGAGCTTCATCACCTGCATTTTCCTCTTCATTCTGAGCTGCAATCTGATCGGTTTGATTCCGGGAATCAATTCGCCGACGGAACTGGAATCGGTGACCCTCGCGCTGGCGTTGGCGTCGTTTGTTTACTACAACTTTTATGGTTTTAAGACGCAGGGCATCGTGGGATATTTGAAGCACTTTGCCGGGCCGGTGTGGTGGCTTGCATGGCTGCTGTTTCCGATTGAGATCATCTCGCACTTCGCGCGCATCATGTCGCTGTCGGTTCGTCTTTACGCGAACATGTTCGCCGGCGGGCTGGTGACGCTGGTCTTCTTCTCGCTGGTCCCAATTGGTGTTCCGGTGGTCTTTCTCGGGCTGCATCTGCTGGTTTCGGTGATCCAGTCGTTTGTGTTTATGCTGCTGGTGATGATTTATCTTTCCGTTGCGGTTTCGCACGATCACTAG
- a CDS encoding AtpZ/AtpI family protein — translation MPFHRPIPEDKLPARSGDSRAPGMRSLVQAEKVMQIAFVLPCAMLLGWGLGWCVDHFLHVGWATFVGLVLGLIAGMVSVIRTAVTAMNSISDRGSK, via the coding sequence ATGCCGTTCCATCGTCCCATACCGGAAGACAAGCTGCCTGCAAGGTCAGGTGACAGCCGTGCTCCGGGGATGCGCAGCCTGGTGCAGGCGGAAAAAGTGATGCAGATTGCCTTTGTGCTGCCCTGCGCGATGCTTCTTGGATGGGGGTTGGGGTGGTGCGTCGACCATTTCCTTCACGTGGGTTGGGCGACGTTTGTGGGGCTGGTGCTGGGGCTGATTGCGGGAATGGTCAGCGTGATCCGGACCGCGGTGACGGCGATGAATTCAATCTCAGACAGGGGAAGTAAGTGA
- a CDS encoding DUF2845 domain-containing protein, with protein MVRQWLIPLREGSVSNRLVMLAGLGLGFCLAAAGQQVILVNTAPASGTSGGSIDRRYSQVEPTKVDLPKQPIDARGHQDILRTLVAEQGFAMRPLPRGKKGIFLAANGKLTPSGESYVNEVTTQGLSAKPGDRVVLSNVRIDKEKIIFDINGGPDHKHEFLRHIQVGMGSPNMTNPVVQDPGQEPVGARITLSFAKYVPDVTPAQVKALLAPLISFDMKTPVQAYTDTLPPKLKEAILSHHVMVGMSTDMVLFAMGQPESKSREVEGQMPFEEWIYGHPPQDVQFVRVNGNRVIRVEVAKLGQPLEVFTKDEVEGLMTTDGKPVLASVTHDQHTIELGDVHRNADTQAPAAPPTLRAPGEQLPDDKDSNTPGTMNREGPMKPVIFPKDTTNAPARTVDAHPDAAKPDAAKKDAGTADAAAKDKAATDGADDSGNSDKSDKPDGKPQAAPAAQPAQPPTSDFFSDWPQPATM; from the coding sequence ATGGTGCGGCAATGGTTGATCCCCCTACGCGAAGGTTCGGTTTCTAACAGGCTGGTGATGCTCGCCGGTCTTGGGCTTGGCTTTTGCCTGGCCGCGGCGGGCCAGCAGGTGATTCTTGTCAACACGGCTCCGGCATCGGGAACGTCGGGTGGTTCGATCGACAGGCGCTACTCGCAGGTTGAGCCGACGAAGGTTGATCTGCCCAAACAACCGATTGACGCGCGAGGCCACCAGGACATTCTTCGGACCCTGGTTGCGGAGCAGGGCTTTGCGATGCGTCCGCTGCCACGCGGAAAGAAGGGGATTTTTCTTGCCGCGAACGGCAAGCTTACTCCCTCGGGCGAAAGTTATGTCAATGAAGTCACAACACAGGGTCTCTCGGCAAAGCCGGGAGACCGCGTAGTCCTTTCAAATGTGCGAATTGACAAGGAAAAGATTATCTTTGACATTAACGGTGGGCCGGACCACAAGCATGAGTTTCTGCGCCATATCCAGGTCGGAATGGGCAGCCCGAATATGACCAATCCAGTGGTGCAGGACCCGGGACAGGAGCCGGTCGGGGCGCGCATCACGCTTTCGTTTGCGAAATATGTGCCCGATGTCACTCCGGCGCAGGTCAAGGCACTGCTTGCGCCGCTCATCTCCTTTGACATGAAGACGCCGGTGCAGGCCTATACGGACACGCTGCCGCCCAAGCTCAAGGAGGCGATTCTGAGCCATCATGTGATGGTTGGCATGAGCACGGATATGGTTCTCTTTGCAATGGGCCAGCCGGAATCGAAGTCGCGGGAGGTCGAGGGGCAGATGCCCTTTGAGGAATGGATTTACGGGCATCCGCCGCAGGATGTGCAGTTTGTGCGGGTGAACGGCAATCGTGTGATTCGTGTTGAGGTTGCTAAACTGGGTCAGCCGCTTGAGGTCTTCACCAAAGATGAAGTGGAAGGGCTGATGACCACGGACGGCAAGCCGGTTCTGGCGTCGGTTACGCATGATCAGCATACGATTGAGCTGGGAGATGTGCATCGCAACGCGGATACGCAGGCGCCGGCTGCGCCACCCACCCTGCGTGCGCCGGGGGAGCAGCTGCCGGACGATAAGGATTCGAATACGCCAGGGACGATGAACCGCGAAGGGCCGATGAAGCCGGTGATCTTCCCAAAGGATACGACGAACGCCCCGGCGCGGACGGTCGATGCGCATCCCGATGCGGCTAAACCTGATGCGGCAAAGAAGGATGCTGGGACGGCTGATGCCGCTGCGAAGGATAAGGCGGCGACGGACGGAGCTGACGATTCTGGCAATTCTGACAAGTCCGACAAGCCGGACGGCAAGCCCCAGGCTGCGCCGGCGGCTCAACCTGCTCAACCTCCGACTTCCGATTTCTTTTCGGATTGGCCGCAGCCCGCGACCATGTGA
- a CDS encoding ATP synthase F0 subunit C yields MRKLQYLLMTLSVLFCAVPAFAQSGAGVVNLAPIGVGIGLALAAGLCGLGQGKATASAVEALARNPGARPGIFIFLMLGLAFIESLTLFTLVIIYLKIN; encoded by the coding sequence ATGCGGAAACTTCAATATCTTTTGATGACTCTTTCAGTTCTGTTCTGCGCTGTTCCGGCCTTTGCACAAAGCGGCGCTGGGGTGGTTAACCTCGCGCCTATCGGCGTCGGAATTGGCCTGGCGCTTGCTGCCGGTCTTTGCGGACTTGGTCAAGGTAAGGCGACCGCCAGCGCTGTGGAAGCACTCGCGCGCAATCCTGGCGCACGCCCCGGCATCTTCATCTTCCTGATGCTTGGCCTCGCGTTTATCGAGTCACTCACGCTGTTCACCCTGGTGATCATCTACCTCAAGATCAATTAG
- a CDS encoding lysine--tRNA ligase, with translation MFDSEFERNLFALRQEKLEAITQLGQSAYPNQFQFSHTIPEVRAEWGETPAEELNGTPEDPRPHVNVAIAGRIMAIRAQGKAGFATLQQGGERLQIYVRQDAVGEQGYALYKLLDMGDHIGVTGFLFRTRTGELTIHVEKLTFLAKAMLALPEKYHGLADVELRYRQRYVDLFANLDAREVFVKRAKVLQSIRKFFDARGYLEVETPMMQPIAGGAAARPFKTHHNALDADLFLRIAPELYLKRLVVGGLDRVYEINRNFRNEGVSTQHNPEFTMLEFYQAYANYHDLMQLTEELIAFAAQEVNGTTVVEFNGHTIDLAKWERLSMIDAIVKYWPHEFGVIARSHHFESVDELNKLLYASSLVCEDNYSLVTVPSTELNSEFVDLNRHAKLRALYQFMQAVLKDSKNGVPLGKTVYRIFEEFVEPNIVQPTIIYDYPTEVSPLSKAKPNDPTHVERFEFFIGGFEVGNAFSELNDPVEQKKRFEDQLAQRAGGDDEAHQMDEDYVRALAYGLPPTGGEGIGIDRLTMLLTGSRSIRDVILFPLMRPEHTKSGNEEAS, from the coding sequence GTGTTCGATTCGGAATTTGAGCGCAATCTATTCGCGCTGCGCCAGGAAAAACTGGAAGCCATCACCCAACTCGGCCAGTCAGCCTACCCAAATCAGTTCCAGTTCAGCCACACCATTCCCGAGGTGCGCGCCGAGTGGGGCGAAACTCCCGCCGAAGAGCTGAACGGCACGCCAGAAGACCCGCGCCCCCACGTCAATGTGGCCATCGCCGGACGAATCATGGCCATCCGCGCCCAGGGCAAAGCCGGCTTCGCGACCCTCCAGCAAGGCGGCGAGCGCCTCCAGATCTACGTCCGCCAGGATGCCGTCGGCGAACAGGGCTACGCGCTCTACAAGCTACTCGACATGGGCGACCACATCGGCGTCACCGGCTTCCTCTTCCGCACTCGCACCGGCGAACTGACCATCCATGTCGAAAAGCTGACCTTCCTCGCCAAAGCCATGCTCGCCCTACCCGAGAAGTACCACGGCCTCGCCGACGTCGAACTCCGCTACCGCCAGCGCTACGTCGACCTCTTCGCCAACCTCGACGCCCGCGAAGTCTTCGTCAAACGCGCCAAAGTCCTTCAGTCCATCCGCAAATTCTTCGACGCCCGCGGCTATCTCGAAGTCGAAACCCCGATGATGCAGCCCATCGCCGGCGGCGCAGCCGCGCGTCCCTTCAAGACACACCACAACGCCCTCGACGCCGATCTCTTCCTGCGCATCGCACCCGAGCTTTACCTGAAGCGGCTGGTAGTCGGCGGCCTGGACCGCGTTTACGAAATCAACCGCAACTTCCGCAACGAAGGCGTAAGCACCCAGCACAACCCCGAATTCACCATGCTGGAGTTCTACCAGGCCTACGCCAACTACCACGACCTGATGCAACTAACCGAAGAGCTGATCGCCTTCGCCGCGCAGGAAGTGAACGGAACAACCGTAGTCGAGTTCAACGGCCACACAATCGATCTGGCGAAGTGGGAACGACTTTCGATGATCGACGCGATCGTAAAGTACTGGCCTCATGAATTCGGGGTGATAGCTAGAAGCCATCACTTCGAGAGTGTAGACGAGCTTAATAAGTTACTCTATGCAAGCTCATTGGTTTGTGAGGACAACTACTCATTGGTCACAGTTCCGTCCACTGAACTGAATTCCGAGTTTGTTGATTTGAACAGACACGCGAAACTTCGTGCTCTCTATCAATTCATGCAGGCTGTTTTGAAAGATTCCAAGAATGGAGTGCCGTTGGGCAAAACCGTCTATAGAATTTTTGAAGAATTCGTCGAGCCCAACATCGTTCAGCCCACAATCATCTACGACTATCCAACCGAAGTCTCCCCTTTATCGAAGGCCAAGCCCAACGACCCAACCCACGTGGAGCGTTTTGAGTTCTTCATCGGCGGCTTCGAAGTCGGCAACGCCTTCAGCGAGCTGAACGACCCCGTCGAGCAGAAAAAGCGCTTCGAAGATCAGCTAGCGCAGCGAGCAGGCGGCGACGACGAAGCCCACCAGATGGACGAGGACTACGTCCGCGCCCTCGCCTACGGCCTACCCCCCACCGGCGGAGAAGGCATCGGCATCGACCGCCTCACCATGCTCCTGACCGGCTCCCGATCCATCCGCGACGTCATCCTGTTTCCTCTAATGCGTCCCGAACACACGAAGTCAGGAAACGAGGAAGCCTCGTGA
- a CDS encoding TIGR00282 family metallophosphoesterase: MKILFVGDIFGSAGRKIVREHLGHVRESHQVDLTVINGENAAGGFGITPSLAEELFDLGADVITTGNHVWDKRELIDYMKSVPADSHERARRVLRPANLQHGLPGYGVYEGSLPDGQTYAVVNLMGRVFMNGTNDPFHAANKILEGISQSSGAKIILVDFHAEATSEKVAMGWHLDGRVTAVLGTHTHIPTADERVLPGGTAYQTDVGMSGPYDSVIGVEKELVLNRFLTGMPGKFEAATGNPKMCAALISCDPMTGKSYKIQRLMLGE, encoded by the coding sequence ATGAAGATCCTCTTTGTCGGCGACATCTTCGGCAGCGCCGGACGCAAAATCGTCCGCGAACACCTCGGCCACGTGCGCGAATCGCACCAGGTCGACCTCACCGTCATCAACGGCGAAAACGCCGCCGGCGGCTTCGGCATCACGCCCAGCCTCGCCGAAGAACTCTTCGACCTCGGCGCAGACGTCATCACCACCGGCAACCACGTCTGGGACAAGCGCGAGCTGATCGATTACATGAAATCGGTCCCAGCCGACAGCCACGAACGCGCCCGCCGCGTCCTGCGCCCGGCCAATCTCCAGCACGGCCTGCCCGGCTACGGCGTCTACGAGGGGTCCTTGCCAGACGGGCAAACGTACGCGGTGGTCAATCTCATGGGCCGGGTCTTCATGAACGGCACCAACGACCCGTTCCACGCCGCGAACAAAATCCTCGAAGGCATCTCTCAATCGAGCGGGGCCAAGATCATCCTCGTCGACTTCCACGCCGAAGCCACCAGCGAAAAAGTCGCCATGGGTTGGCACCTCGATGGCCGCGTCACCGCCGTCCTTGGCACGCACACCCACATCCCGACGGCAGACGAGCGCGTCCTCCCCGGCGGCACGGCCTATCAGACCGACGTAGGCATGAGCGGACCGTATGACTCAGTAATCGGCGTCGAAAAGGAGCTGGTTCTCAACCGCTTCCTGACCGGAATGCCCGGCAAATTCGAAGCCGCAACGGGTAATCCGAAGATGTGTGCAGCCCTGATCAGTTGCGACCCAATGACCGGGAAATCCTATAAAATTCAACGACTTATGCTCGGCGAATAA